CCAAGTTCAATATCTTTGCATCAGAGAAGGGATGTCATTTATCCATGAGCTGCCTACCTCCCTGTGCATGGTTTCCCTTCACCCACACACACCTGCACtccaaaatatgttttctctAAGGGAAAGGCGAGCCTGAGCGAGAGAGACCCAGGACTGTCGCCAGCCCACCACCATCCAACCCTGCACCTGGGCACACCACAAACCTAAAATACCGCCAACGTCAAAGAGGGTGGACAGGTCTCCAGCTTCCTTGGCACCAAAAtgagctgcaggaagagaagcagGGTGAGGACCCAGGTGAGGAGGGGGCTGACTCtaccctgctctgctctgccatcTCCAGAACCTCACCAACATTCACGATGTAGAGGGGCAGCCAGTAGAGGAAGGTGTAGCTCACCAGCTTGGCAAAGAGTAGGCAAAGGGAGAACTCCACCACACCCTGTGAGGAGAGAAGACGGCATCAGGAGTGCATTTTCCCCACTAATTTTATTGCCAGGGGAACATGGAGGATGAGACTCACGGGGATCCGGAGTGCCCCAAGGAAGCTGATGGCTTCGAGCTCCTCACCCAGCTCTTTGGGGTTGGTGCTGCTGCGGTCCTCGGAGGTCATCCCTTCAGGGTCCTTCTCATCTGATGCATCCTAAAAGCAAGTAGATGTGGGGCTGAACCCTAAGGTTTGCTGAAACCATAAAGTTTGCTGCTGGGATGTGAGAGCTTGGGTTGAGAACTGGCCTATAGGATGCCTGCACCAATGCAGTGAGCATCCCAACAGACAGGCATCACTCAGATTTCTGACAGCACTAAGGCATTTGCAAAGTGGTTGATACAGTTGGATTGTGCTTCCCTGGCAGTGTGTAGCTGCAGActccccacccacccacccacccaaGGCACAGCGAAGGAACTCACATGTTGCAGGGGTGGGCTGCAGCCGACGTCTTCGGGATCTGTGGGAGGAAAGGACACCCCTGGGAGCACTGCCTTCCAGGTGCCATGTCCCTGGCAGTGAAACAGCCCCACAAAAGCCCACAAGACCTTCCAAAATGTTTCTGAGCAAAGTTACAAGGAGCCAATGGCATCAAGGAAACCAGGGTGCAATCCCAAAGGATGCTGAGCATCCTCATGTTGCTTGGTCcactcccagcactgagcacacaTCCCTGCTTGCCTCCAATGGGAAACTGCTTTCTGGGGTCACCAAAACCACTTGGAGATGAGCAAAGAGGAAATCTATGCTGGGTGTTTGCATCACCACTCACGCTCCACGAGGAAGAAGAAGCAGACGATGCCCACGGCGGCGATGATTATGCCAGGCACGAGGAAGGACAAGCCCCACTCAGAGGACACCCAGGCGCCTGCGATGAGCGAGCCCAGGATATTGCCCACAGAGGTGTGCGAGTTCCAGATGCCCATGATCAGACCCCTCCTGTGGGGACAGGATGGTGGGGTGAGCATTGGCTGTGAGCAGGAGAcaaggggatggggacacacACTCACTTTCCCTTCCCAAACCAGTTCCCGACGCATGCCACGACTGAGGGCCAGCCGGTCGTCTGTGCCAGCCCATTGCACACCTGGCAGGGAGACAGCAAACACCCAAATGTGGGTATTCTTCCCAGTGGAAGGAAGCAGCGCGACAATCCCAGAGGGTGATTTGGGAGTGCCTGCCAAACTGGGCGGGCGGTATCGGCGCCCACGCTGAGCAGGGAGGAAATGCCAAAACTGGGACGAGGTTGGGCCGCACCTGCACAATGATGTAGTACCATAGGACGTGGATATTCCAGAAGTAGCCAAAGCCAAAGAGCGCTGTGAAGATCCCGCTCAGCAACATGCCCCCTGACAGGTAGTACCGCAGCGGCAGCCGCTCCCCGAAAATGCCACTGTGGAGAGAGCACGGGAAACAGTGGAGCGGTGCCAGCTGGGGGGCATGGGGCTGCGTTGGGGAACCTGAGCTCAGCCCTCTACCTGATGAACATCCCAATGGCGTATGCCACAAGGAAGGCATTGTCCAGAGCGCCAAAAAGCTCCTTGTAGTTGTCCTGATCTAGAGAAGAGAGAGTGTTAGGGCTGTGGctgcatccccatccccacccccacccccacgCCACAGATCCTCCCAGGGTCGGGCTGTAGGACTGGGAGCTGGGAACAATCTCACCCTGTCTTGATTTCAACATCCGCTGTCCTTTGGTCCAGGGCACAGGGCACAATCCTGTGCCACTTAATCACCTCCAGCCTAATGAGTGCTGGTCCCCTGCCTGCCCAGCTTAACCCATTAATGACTGAAACCACCTTCAGGGACAGAGATGAGATGTGGGTGCTTGCGGAGTTCTGGGATACCAGCCTTACCGAAGGGTGCCCAGCTGCACCACGTGGTGCTGTTGGAGCCGTTGTGTGGGTTGGTGCCCAGCGCTGAGCAGTTGAGGTGCAGCTGGCTCTGTAGGGGAGCACAGAGTAAATGGGGTGAGATCAGCCTAGGGAGGTCCTCAAGGGATCTTCCCAGGCTAAGTATGGGGTGCTGAGTTGCTCACCTTGACGATGCTGATGGGTTTTCGGGAGAGGTGGTAGCTGGTGTAGCAGAGGAAGGTCAGCACCAGCGTCAGACCGCGGTAGCTGCGGGAGAGGGGAGTCAGGGGATTGACCAAAACCCAGTTTCCACCCCCAAAAATTCCATTCTTCAATATGAGATGAGGAGGATGAGAGTCACCAGGATATACAATGAATCCTTGCAGGAAGTGGTTGCAATATTTAGATATCCGCATGCTACTCTTACCCTGTGATGGAGAACTGGGCATCTTCCTTTGAGAAGcatggaaaaggggaaaggtggAGCCATTTTCTCTCAGTTCTCCCCCAGAATACTCCTAGTTCCCATGAGGATGGTAGGGGACTTCCTACTAGATGGGTCAGCCCAACCAGCTCAGCTCCAAATGGGCATTTCCCTGAGTAGTGCAGTGCCCTGAGGTTGGGATTGTAATTGGGATTAAAGATAAGAGCAGGATTATTGCTAACGGGGAGTGATTGCCTGGGTCGGGGCTGGTGCTTCTCTGGCCTCGCAGCCCCATGTCACGTGGGGCCACGGGTGGAAGTGCGGCTGAGTCACGGTGCCGCCGGTGCTCAGCAAAACCAAGATGGGAAATGGAAAGGAGGGGGGTCTGTGTACTTTGCTCCCTCCTGTTTGCTCCAattaaacacaggaaaataggaaaaatgggGATAGGTGCCTTCAGAGGATGCTGTTCTGAGCAGAGCTGATGGAGAGCGCCTGGAAGATCCTAACCCAAGGAGCATGGCTCTGCATTcagttagaaaaagaaaaacaaacccaacaaaaacAATGGAAAGCCATTTTTTAAGAGCTTAAGTCAGCACTGCTCCTCCACAGTTTCACTTCTTCCCACAGTGCCTGCAGGTGTCAGAGCACCCAGTGGCCCCGCAGGGCCAGGGCACAGTTTGGTTTCGGGGCCAGGGATGGCTGGGGTCGTAACATGGTATAGAAATCACTGTTTCCCActccaaataaataattctataataaaatcactgctgagcactgcagggcaTTGTGAGATAGAAAGGGGAACAGAAACGTCTCGTGCATGTCCTGAgtcccagggctgagctggggggtgGAAAAGATGACAGCAGTGCAGGGCGAGCAGAGGGGAAGCACGGGGCTGCTGGGGTGTTTGGCAATGGCTGCAGTGACCAGTCTCTGCTCAATTAACCCAGGGCAGGCTCGGCACCTCACCCCGCAGGACAGGACAGACAGGATGCCTGGAGGAAAGTCCGACCAGGGACTGCGTGTCCCGAGAGGGAATCCTGCATCCCTGACTGCTCCCAGGGGAACGCTCCGGGTCTCCCCCAGCACTATGCATCCTTTGCCTGGGGTGACCCCGCAAGGCTGAGCCTTGGAGCACTCAGATGCATTTTTCCCAGCACCCAAGAGCCCCACTGGCCCCTCTGCCCACCCACCCCTGGGTATCTTCATTTCCCTGAGGGCTGGAGGGGACACGAAGCCCATGTGGACAACACGGGCAGGAGCGGGGTGTGAAGGTGTCAGCTGCATCCCGCCACGTGCCACGAGCAGCGCGAGGCTCACGGGGCGCCACGGCCGCGTCCCCATCCCAGCGCGTCCCCGTCCCAGCGCATCCCCGTCCCAGCGCAGGGCAGCGCTCCCCGCGTCCCCCGCTGCCCATCCCACATCCCCGCTGGGTCCTCGCTCACCGGCTGTCCCGGGGCACGGCGCGCAGCAGGCGGACGCCGGGGGCGAGCGCTGCCCTCATGGCGAGCGGCGGGGCCGAGCCCCGGTCCCGGTCCTTTACTGCCCCGGGggccgccgctccccgcccggGACCGCCCCGGGACCGCCCCCGCGCCCCGCACTGCCCGCCCCCGCAGCGTGCGGGATGGGAGCGGGgagaaatggggagaaaaagggagaaaaaggatgaaaagaaaaacaggtgGTGAGGGGAAtgggaaatagaaaagaaaaagaaaaaaaaagaaaatatggggaagaaagagaaggaagaaagaaaaggaaaaaacggagaaataaaagggaaaaaaaaaacaaaaaaaaagggaaaaaaagaacgggaaagaaaaaaatacacaaaaaaaatggaaataaaaacgtggaaagaaaggaaaataaagggaaagcGACCGAGAAAACGaaagaaatagtgaaaaaataagaatgaaataaatgaaaagaacaaaagaaagaattgtataaaaaggaaaaaagaacaagaaaaaacaactgaaaaaaaatgaaaaaaaaaccaaagaagaaaaacagaagacaagaacagaaaaaaagaaagagaagaatggaaaaaaaataagaaagtggaaaaaagggaaaagaaaatgaaaaaaaaaggcaaaattttaaaaatcagaaaaaagtgtaagaggaaaaaaagtggaaagaaaacaaacaacaaaagaggGGTGAAAAATAAGGGATGAAGAGACTATAACAAAGAGCACCGGCAGTGCTGCGCAGCACgctcctgcccagcagctccttctgaAGGAGCCCCCCAGCCCCCGGAGCCGCTGTAGGGCTGCGTCCTCCCCCAGGAAGGCGCCGTTCCTCCGGCTGCAGCTTTCCAGGGAAAACGCTGCTTTCAggctcccccctccccccagcagCACACGGGGAAGGGCTGCGGGACCGGGGCCGCCCCGGGCTGCTTTGGGCCAACCCCTGCTGCCGAGCCTCGGGTAAACAGAGGTTGGTTCACGGGGATTTTGGCACTGCCACTGTCAGAGTCCCCCTGACAATGACAGGGGCGTGAGCGGGGTTCTCGGCATCAGCCAAGGGACAGATGGTGAGAATGGTTTGGCTATGGCTCTGTTTAACCTCCATCCCTTTAAGCTCAGCCTCGATGTAGCCTACAGGCCATGGGACGGATGGAAATTGGGGTCCCTTTGCCTCCCTCTATCCCCAGGACATGAGCAAGGTGATGGTGACATCCCCAACCCCGATCCTTGTGGGTTGGCTGAGGTAACCGACCCCTGTGGGCTGTCTCCGGTGTCTTCCCCTGACGCAAATCCCAGTTAATGAGTAGTGCTGGCACCACTGCGCTGAGCCACCTCCGGCCGTGGTTCGGGGTCAGCAGCggcagcaccagggctgtgcGCTTGGGCGCCTGCCCTTCCTGCTTGGGTTAATGGTggagaggaggcagcagggggCCTGGCCATGGCATCCCATCAGGATGCAGGAAGAAAACGAAGCTTTGACAGGGAGCAGGCTGCACATGGTTTCAGCTTTAGGATGCTCAGGGCCCCAGCAAAGCAACAGGAGCAGCCACGTGGGTACCATGCAGAACCCTACACACACTGCCACAGCTCAGAACAGAGAAAGCACTGACTGTGCCAGGAGATGAAACAGACCTTTCCCAGGGCAAAGCCCCTTCCCCGAGGAAACCACTGGCCCTGGGAGCATGGATTCGGTGCTATTAGAGAGGTGCTCAtctggaagaaagcagcaagcagTACATCTTGCTCTGAGAGGCAGGGGCCAGCGTGGACCCTAcagaactgaacagaaaagaGAGGGATGTGGTCTGGGCTCAGGAGGGCTTCTTCATTCAAAGCAGCTGGAGCATGCACCCTGCTCCCAGGCTGGCTGGGTGCCTGGGCTCCCAACTCCGTGCAGTGAGCAGGGCGGGTGAAGGTTGGGCAGCAGGTACGCACCTCAGGTAGCAGCTGGGGGCACGCACCCGCAGCAAAACCCTCTGCCAGCAATCCCTGGAGCAGGGCTTCATTGATGCATGAGGCAACATGACATACAACCCCTGGCACCTCCTTTCTGCTCACTCCTCACTGCAAATGAGACCAAAGAGCATCACCCATGCTGCAAAGTTTATTCTGCAGTTGAACGCTAAAATCCAAGTGCTTGACTCTAACCAAGGCCACAGAGCAATCTGCTCCTTCACACTTGCCCTTGCCTTGTGCAATAGTCAACTGCACCAAGTCCAAGATGTGCAGTTCAAACCtgagcacaagcagcagcaaaatgcaccagcacagtgcagctctggTGCTGGGACACCGCAGCACCTGCCATTGCTCCCTGACTGCGGGGACATGCCTCCTCACAGGTGCTTTGCAGGGCAGGTGCAGAGGACAGCGAGGTGGTGGAAGGGCAGCTTCATCCTTCCATCCACCAGGTCACAAGATGAGATGACAGACTGCAGCGCGTGGCTGTATGCTGGGAGGGAAAGGGAGCAGGAAGCAGTGTTACAAGATGAGCATTTCACTACAGCCCAAAACTTCAGGCATTTACCATGAGAATAGAcctggttttttgtttgctttttctttaaaaaaaaaaaagattcatcaAGATGCCTGTACACCTTGGAAAGCCACCTAGAAGAGGAATCCCAATTACTCAGCCAGGTGTTTGGCCAAGATCAGAGCACTCTCACATAAAGAAGATTCCCATCACTTTCTTGCAAGCCATCTCCCAAGAGCAGATTTGGCATTTAAGCAGAGCTCTACAAAAGCCACTGGGTTCCCAGTGCCCCTAACCAGTCTGTTAGTTCTCCCCCTGTCAACATATCTACATTACAGCAGAGTTATTTAACTCTCTGACACAGAGGTTGGCATTTTGCTGACGATGCCATTGAGCTCCCTGAAGAGACAGAGGGAGAGGGGACTGGAAAGGAGCAGCCAAACACCTGGCTTCTCCCCAAGCACCACGCCTGGGCTGCCCCAGTCCTGCATTAGGCAAGCCAGCAGCTGGTACACATCTGTGCGGTAAGATGTACCCGAAGCACAGAAAGACACCTGGTCAGGTTTGATTTATCCCGGTACAGTCAGACCCACACCCTCAGCAGGGTCTGTGCCATCTCCTCTCGAGATGCAGGAGCTCCTACCTTTGTGGTTTTTGTAGAAGATGCAGTTGTTGGCACAGGTATCGGGGTGGGACTCCCAGAagtcagagctgcaggagcacaggggAGGCAAGTCGATATTGTACAGCTTCATCTTCTCCTTCACCTCGGCTCTTAAAGCTTCAACATACCTGCAAGGCACAGAACAGTCACTTAGGCTCTGCACAAGGAGCAGAAGCCCAGCTGTTGCCAGCTCACCTTGTGTACTCCTTATTTCGCTGTTCTTTTTGCTTGACCTTCTTtagcctcctctcctccagttCAAGCTGGGCCAGAACTTCACAGACACCTTCCCCCAGGAAGGGTTCTTGCTGCTCAGCCACCTCCTGCATCCTCTGCTCCTCCACCTGGCGCTGGTTCTCCTTCTTGCTCTTAATCCTGAAGACACAGGGAGCTTTCACTGACCTCCTCAGAGGGGGAAGGAGATTCCCAACACCCCCTCCACACCCAGACAGGTGCTGCACTGTGGGTACCCACATTGACCCACGCTCCTGTTCTCCAAGCGCCAATTGCAGTGCTCTAAAAAGCCTCCTGAGATGCTCTTCCACCCTTAAGAAACAAAGAACGGTGCCAGAGGTCCTTTATATCCACCCAGAGGGCAGCAGTTCCTGGGGGAAACTGCTCAGCCTCTCcacttttgattttttttaactgggcAGTTTGGACTCCACTGTAAACTGTCCTTGCAAGTAGTCCATGACAAGGAAAATAAGGCTGCAAAGTACAGCAGAAAATCCCCAAGGATCCCACACCTACTCTAAACAGGCTTCAAgaagtaaatttatttttccttttttaaccaAACCTTCCTCCACTGCCTCACTCTCCCTTGCACCTACATGGCACCACAGCCCCTTCCGTGGAATCCGGACTGTATAActcaaaaaatgcaaagcacattCCCTTGAAAGTGGCAATTACAAAGCACAAAGACTTTAAACCAAAGCATGTGCCATTTTACTCCTGCTGATGAGTACCAAATGGAATCACATGTTACACACTGATCACTGCCAAAAGGCATTCAGGATATCAAAGCTGAGGAGAAGCCAGGGGAAAGAAGTGTAATCGAACGGGACATTTCGGATGTTACTCTATTTGTTGGGTCAAATATGAACACTGAGAATGAAAGTACTGAAGCCAAACTTCTCTTGTCAAGTTATAAACTCTTTTTTATGAAGTGGTAATAGTGCCTTAACTACACTGCCATAAATCTTCTGCTATAGAAACTAAGGCCAAGGCCAGCTTCGCATTACACGAAGTAATtgcaaaaacagcttttttgcACATGAGCTGAGCAGCTTGCAGGCCCAGCAGAGCCCCTTCaacgaggaaaaaaaaaagacctatcACTAAACTAGGAGGTCCCTAGTGTCTTGCCAGCACTTGCAGGGCAAGAAAGGGTCTCCAAAGCTCTGAGCACCAATTTAAGTTTCAGGAATGTGGTTGGAGAAACATTTCCTTGCAATTTCTGTCTATAAAAATGACCACAAAAAGAATATCAGGACCTCATGCCCCAGGACACCGCACCGCAGAGGGCTGACCTTGTCATTTAAGGGCTGAAAGCATTGATGCTGCCTGCTGGTTGTCCCCTCGGACTCATCGGAACTGGCTGCAGGTGGCAGCTGGGTTACGCTCCCTTTTTGAAACTGTGCTTAAATTGAATGAATGGAAGGGCCAAATCTTGCCCTCAAAGCCTGCTCCCACAGAACCAGTGTCAGAGAACAAGGGGATCGTGGAGATGCGTTATTTTACTCCAGAGcaagtcaaagaaaaatacagagcatCTTTCCGCTTTTGGTGCCAATTTGCAGGGCTTCTCCTTAAGGACTCCCCTAAATGGGAAAGGTCACCCAGCCACCAAAACAGAGAGAGACTTCCACACAGATACTGAGTTTTCAATTCTGGGAACAAATgctaaaaaaagtttttattatgCCATATAGATGTTTATAGCTGTAAGGGTGAAGGGTCTGATATAAACATCCTGGCGAAGATCAGGTTAAGAACAATGTGATCTCATCCCAATGTTTCTGAGCGCAGGCAGTAGCACCTGGTCTGGGTGTCAAGTGTCCCAGGGAGCTGCACTGTGGCAAACTGCATCTCTCCAAGCCTGACacctcagctcccagctccacccCAAGCTGCATGGGGACTCAAACTGAACAGAGAAGCGTTGAGTGCCTCTAAAGGACTCAGCACAGCCTGAGGGTCTCTGTTCCTGGTTCAGGTGAATGAAACCCACCCCAGAATTAAAGGTTTGGGCACTAAAACAGCAAGGAGACATTTGCACCACAGGGCTTCAACTGATTTCCTGGTTCATTTTTAAACGTTGATAAAGAGGCAAAGGAGTCAGAATAGGATCTGTCACATGTGGTTTTGGACAGTCTTCACAGAGCCTCCGTATCCTGGCGGCTGGGCTGCAAGAGGCAAGTGACAGGGTGCTGCTCACCCGCTTGTACTCACTCAGCAATCCTCTTCTGCCGCTCCTTTTGCCGCTGCTGCTCCTTCACTTGCTCTCGCTCAATGCTCATGAAGAGGCGCCTGCACCTCAGGTACTCGTTCCGACGCTGCAGGAATGAAGGTGCAGCTTTGAGAAGGATGTCTTGGAGCAGACTTACCTAATATTAGGTAGTACAGACACTCAGCTTGACTTCTGGAGCTTGTGA
The DNA window shown above is from Numida meleagris isolate 19003 breed g44 Domestic line chromosome 23, NumMel1.0, whole genome shotgun sequence and carries:
- the SLC37A2 gene encoding glucose-6-phosphate exchanger SLC37A2 isoform X1 — its product is MRAALAPGVRLLRAVPRDSRYRGLTLVLTFLCYTSYHLSRKPISIVKSQLHLNCSALGTNPHNGSNSTTWCSWAPFDQDNYKELFGALDNAFLVAYAIGMFISGIFGERLPLRYYLSGGMLLSGIFTALFGFGYFWNIHVLWYYIIVQVCNGLAQTTGWPSVVACVGNWFGKGKRGLIMGIWNSHTSVGNILGSLIAGAWVSSEWGLSFLVPGIIIAAVGIVCFFFLVEHPEDVGCSPPLQHDASDEKDPEGMTSEDRSSTNPKELGEELEAISFLGALRIPGVVEFSLCLLFAKLVSYTFLYWLPLYIVNVAHFGAKEAGDLSTLFDVGGILGGIFAGLISDYTGGRATTCCVMLVVAAPMLFLYNHIGQNGIGTSIAMLIVCGALVNGPYALITTAVSADLGTHESLKGNARALSTVTAIIDGTGSVGAALGPLLAGLISPTGWNNVFYMLIAADVLACLLLARVVVKEVRAWYGCMARKRGSQFFQDELKSRPAAAGLGKCEQPWLRRWEHRSQTPGIAHLAGISQTKGWARSRWHPWVHHSTRA
- the SLC37A2 gene encoding glucose-6-phosphate exchanger SLC37A2 isoform X4; translation: MRAALAPGVRLLRAVPRDSRYRGLTLVLTFLCYTSYHLSRKPISIVKSQLHLNCSALGTNPHNGSNSTTWCSWAPFDQDNYKELFGALDNAFLVAYAIGMFISGIFGERLPLRYYLSGGMLLSGIFTALFGFGYFWNIHVLWYYIIVQVCNGLAQTTGWPSVVACVGNWFGKGKRGLIMGIWNSHTSVGNILGSLIAGAWVSSEWGLSFLVPGIIIAAVGIVCFFFLVEHPEDVGCSPPLQHDASDEKDPEGMTSEDRSSTNPKELGEELEAISFLGALRIPGVVEFSLCLLFAKLVSYTFLYWLPLYIVNVAHFGAKEAGDLSTLFDVGGILGGIFAGLISDYTGGRATTCCVMLVVAAPMLFLYNHIGQNGIGTSIAMLIVCGALVNGPYALITTAVSADLGTHESLKGNARALSTVTAIIDGTGSVGAALGPLLAGLISPTGWNNVFYMLIAADVLACLLLARVVVKEVRAWYGCMARKRGFKQF
- the SLC37A2 gene encoding glucose-6-phosphate exchanger SLC37A2 isoform X2 — encoded protein: MLKSRQGEIVPSSQSYSPTLGGSVAWGWGWGWGCSHSPNTLSSLDQDNYKELFGALDNAFLVAYAIGMFISGIFGERLPLRYYLSGGMLLSGIFTALFGFGYFWNIHVLWYYIIVQVCNGLAQTTGWPSVVACVGNWFGKGKRGLIMGIWNSHTSVGNILGSLIAGAWVSSEWGLSFLVPGIIIAAVGIVCFFFLVEHPEDVGCSPPLQHDASDEKDPEGMTSEDRSSTNPKELGEELEAISFLGALRIPGVVEFSLCLLFAKLVSYTFLYWLPLYIVNVAHFGAKEAGDLSTLFDVGGILGGIFAGLISDYTGGRATTCCVMLVVAAPMLFLYNHIGQNGIGTSIAMLIVCGALVNGPYALITTAVSADLGTHESLKGNARALSTVTAIIDGTGSVGAALGPLLAGLISPTGWNNVFYMLIAADVLACLLLARVVVKEVRAWYGCMARKRGSQFFQDELKSRPAAAGLGKCEQPWLRRWEHRSQTPGIAHLAGISQTKGWARSRWHPWVHHSTRA
- the SLC37A2 gene encoding glucose-6-phosphate exchanger SLC37A2 isoform X5, giving the protein MRAALAPGVRLLRAVPRDSRYRGLTLVLTFLCYTSYHLSRKPISIVKSQLHLNCSALGTNPHNGSNSTTWCSWAPFDQDNYKELFGALDNAFLVAYAIGMFISGIFGERLPLRYYLSGGMLLSGIFTALFGFGYFWNIHVLWYYIIVQVCNGLAQTTGWPSVVACVGNWFGKGKRGLIMGIWNSHTSVGNILGSLIAGAWVSSEWGLSFLVPGIIIAAVGIVCFFFLVEHPEDVGCSPPLQHDASDEKDPEGMTSEDRSSTNPKELGEELEAISFLGALRIPGVVEFSLCLLFAKLVSYTFLYWLPLYIVNVAHFGAKEAGDLSTLFDVGGILGGIFAGLISDYTGGRATTCCVMLVVAAPMLFLYNHIGQNGIGTSIAMLIVCGALVNGPYALITTAVSADLGTHESLKGNARALSTVTAIIDGTGSVGAALGPLLAGLISPTGWNNVFYMLIAADVLACLLLARVVVKEVRAWYGCMARKRG
- the SLC37A2 gene encoding glucose-6-phosphate exchanger SLC37A2 isoform X3, producing MRAALAPGVRLLRAVPRDSRYRGLTLVLTFLCYTSYHLSRKPISIVKSQLHLNCSALGTNPHNGSNSTTWCSWAPFDQDNYKELFGALDNAFLVAYAIGMFISGIFGERLPLRYYLSGGMLLSGIFTALFGFGYFWNIHVLWYYIIVQVCNGLAQTTGWPSVVACVGNWFGKGKRGLIMGIWNSHTSVGNILGSLIAGAWVSSEWGLSFLVPGIIIAAVGIVCFFFLVEHPEDVGCSPPLQHDASDEKDPEGMTSEDRSSTNPKELGEELEAISFLGALRIPGVVEFSLCLLFAKLVSYTFLYWLPLYIVNVAHFGAKEAGDLSTLFDVGGILGGIFAGLISDYTGGRATTCCVMLVVAAPMLFLYNHIGQNGIGTSIAMLIVCGALVNGPYALITTAVSADLGTHESLKGNARALSTVTAIIDGTGSVGAALGPLLAGLISPTGWNNVFYMLIAADVLACLLLARVVVKEVRAWYGCMARKRGSSVQLTESVLDGK